One genomic window of Falco cherrug isolate bFalChe1 chromosome 20, bFalChe1.pri, whole genome shotgun sequence includes the following:
- the FAM187A gene encoding Ig-like V-type domain-containing protein FAM187A has protein sequence METWLLGATILLCLVDVLHAFAIEEKGDVFKRMACPAFLVFDNAAYLADMTFELPCNCKPEEVSSVIWYFQKNMGSHKTTVLTDFAGTMVVDSGHIRLGSSVLKRFSIRMFSLIVFRAQVSDSGHYLCGTKKGDYFYGYDVDVQPTKHVTVAFVDRGQHVQDDYTGQIFSLFTTFWDWTRCDRCGVRGEQRRIGLCYVRSAQLHPRYRTAVPNVTSCGSSAVPAHFQHPDHLRKPEVAIRSCLTPCLKKEVPEEGVQVISNVISKLGEKPWLPRIPTQFHQQPIGSDLIIMCPGARPEHAVAWDKDSVRLYRSRYLISVNKSMRVFIDHGNHLHIQRVRNSDRGTYFCWREGEMVAGFRLSVIRQRRHRRTLSDPETIYAIKAIGMSYTFISIIFIIAHLCRCCWWVFRCPARAQHLHHSPHTSLLDLGPSSR, from the coding sequence ATGGAGACATGGCTGCTGGGAGCCACCATTCTCCTCTGCCTGGTAGATGTTCTCCACGCCTTTGCAATTGAAGAGAAAGGAGATGTGTTCAAGCGGATGGCTTGTCCTGCTTTCCTGGTGTTCGACAATGCCGCGTACCTGGCTGACATGACCTTTGAGCTGCCTTGCAACTGCAAGCCTGAAGAGGTCTCTTCCGTCATCTGGTACTTCCAGAAGAACATGGGCAGCCACAAAACCACTGTCCTGACAGACTTTGCTGGCACCATGGTGGTCGACTCGGGCCATATCCGCCTGGGCAGCAGCGTGCTGAAGCGTTTCAGTATCCGGATGTTCAGCCTCATCGTCTTCCGAGCCCAGGTGTCGGACTCGGGACACTACCTGTGCGGCACTAAGAAAGGGGACTACTTTTATGGCTATGATGTGGATGTGCAGCCCACCAAGCACGTCACAGTGGCTTTTGTGGACAGAGGCCAGCATGTCCAGGACGACTACACAGGTCAGATCTTCAGCCTCTTCACCACCTTCTGGGACTGGACCAGATGCGACCGCTGTGGGGTGAGAGGTGAGCAGCGGCGGATCGGACTCTGTTACGTGCGGAGCGCCCAGCTGCACCCCCGATACCGCACCGCGGTGCCCAACGTCACATCCTGTGGCTCAAGCGCTGTCCCCGCACATTTCCAGCACCCTGACCACCTCCGGAAACCTGAGGTGGCCATCCGGAGCTGCCTGACCCCTTGCCTGAAGAAGGAAGTCCCCGAGGAAGGTGTGCAGGTCATCTCCAATGTCATTTCCAAACTGGGCGAGAAGCCCTGGCTGCCCCGCATCCCCACGCAGTTTCATCAGCAGCCCATTGGAAGTGACCTGATCATCATGTGCCCTGGAGCCCGGCCTGAGCATGCTGTGGCGTGGGACAAGGATTCTGTCAGGCTCTACCGCTCCCGCTATCTCATCAGTGTCAACAAGAGCATGAGGGTCTTCATCGACCACGGAAACCACCTGCACATCCAGCGAGTCCGAAACAGCGATAGAGGCACCTACTTCTGCTGGCGGGAGGGCGAGATGGTGGCTGGCTTTCGGCTCAGCGTGATCCGCCAGCGCCGGCACCGGCGGACACTCAGTGATCCCGAGACCATCTATGCCATCAAGGCCATCGGCATGAGCTACACCTTCATCAGCATCATCTTCATCATCGCCCACCTGTGCcgctgctgctggtgggtgtTCAGGTGCCCTGCCAGAGCACAGCAtctccaccacagcccccacACATCACTCTTAGACCTGGGACCATCCTCCCGGTAG
- the GFAP gene encoding glial fibrillary acidic protein, with translation MESQRLSYGRRFSPTTPMYRVLPTSPPARLRAPHSTQPGARTGARLGSGKMDFSLAAALNSEFRETRTNEKVEMMELNDRFASYIEKVRLLEQQNKVLVVELNQVRDQEPPRLANIYQEELRDLRRHVEQLATAKARLEIERDNLAEDLSSLQQKLQDEVTLRLEAESNLAAYRQDVDAAALARLDLERRVGTLQDEITFLRKVHEEELRELQEQLARQRVHVEVDASKPDLTAALRDIRSQYEAMATSNIQETEEWYKSKFADLTDAAARHAEALRAAKQEANEYRRQLQALTCDLEALRGSNESQERQLRELEERYALETAGYQDTVVRLEEDIRSLKEEMARHLQEYQDLLNVKLALDIEIATYRKLLEGEESRITIPVQSFSNLQIRETSLDTKSLSEAHLKRSIVVKTVETRDGEVIKESKQEHKEAA, from the exons ATGGAGAGCCAGCGGCTGTCCTATGGCCGCCGCTTCAGCCCCACCACCCCGATGTACCGGgtgctccccaccagccccccagcccggctgcgtgctccccacagcacccagccaggTGCCCGCACGGGTGCCCGCCTGGGGTCAGGCAAGATGGACTTCTCGCTGGCTGCGGCACTCAACTCAGAGTTCAGAGAGACACGCACCAACGAGAAAGTGGAGATGATGGAGCTCAATGACCGCTTTGCCAGCTATATCGAGAAGGTCCGgctcctggagcagcagaacaagGTGCTAGTTGTGGAGCTGAACCAGGTGCGGGACCAAGAACCCCCGCGTCTGGCCAACATCTACCAGGAGGAGCTGCGTGACCTGCGGCGCCACGTGGAGCAGTTGGCCACGGCCAAAGCCCGTCTGGAAATTGAGAGAGACAACCTTGCCGAGGACctcagcagcctccagcagaa GCTGCAGGACGAGGTGACCCTGCGGCTGGAGGCCGAGAGCAACCTGGCTGCCTACAGGCAG GATGTGGATGCTGCTGCCTTGGCTCGCCTGGACCTGGAGCGGCGGGTGGGGACCCTGCAGGATGAGATCACCTTCCTCCGCAAGGTCCACGAGGAG GAGCtgcgggagctgcaggagcagctggcccGGCAACGGGTGCACGTGGAGGTGGATGCAAGCAAGCCGGACCTGACAGCCGCCCTGCGTGACATCCGCAGCCAGTACGAGGCCATGGCCACCAGCAACATCCAGGAAACCGAGGAGTGGTACAAGTCCAAG TTTGCAGACCTGACGGACGCGGCTGCCCGGCACGCGGAAGCCCTGCGCGCAGCCAAGCAGGAGGCCAACGAGTATCGGCGCCAGCTCCAGGCCCTCACCTGTGACCTGGAGGCTCTGCGGGGCTCG AATGAGTCCCAGGAGAGGCAGCTGCGGGAGCTGGAGGAGCGCTACGCGCTGGAAACGGCAGGCTACCAGGACACAGTGGTGCGGCTGGAGGAGGACATCCGCAGCCTCAAGGAGGAGATGGCCCGGCACCTACAGGAGTACCAGGATCTGCTCAATGTCAAGCTGGCCCTCGACATTGAGATCGCCACGTACCGCAAGCTGCTGGAGGGCGAGGAGAGCAG GATCACCATCCCTGTGCAGAGCTTCTCCAACCTGCAGATCCGAG AGACCAGCCTGGACACTAAATCCCTGTCAGAAGCCCATCTGAAGAGGAGCATTGTGGTCAAAACCGTGGAGACCAGAGATGGAGAG GTGATCAAGGAGTCCAAGCAGGAGCACAAGGAGGCGGCGTAG